A portion of the Burkholderia sp. GAS332 genome contains these proteins:
- a CDS encoding transcriptional regulator, RpiR family produces MPDSFDQLAALIRARFSELSPQFQMGAGFLLDHPDEVAVSSMRKVAERAQVQPASLVRLSQQLGFPGWNELRNLFVARVRTRPEPLTSRARSLVKSKDALANDLLVAQQHNLEVTAAHNGRVIVEAARLLRRAPHVHVAGFRSCYAVAFGLVYGYRLFRSSVSLLNGEAGTLEMQLRTVARDSATIVISFAPYSVEAARVAEAALEKGSKLIAITDSAVSPIALNADKVLIFSHESPSFFPSLVAATAISESLVAHLLALEGSGAVEQLAIAEQSLHEKGAYVP; encoded by the coding sequence ATGCCAGACAGTTTCGACCAGCTCGCCGCCCTGATCCGGGCGCGCTTCTCCGAACTGAGTCCGCAGTTCCAGATGGGAGCAGGGTTCCTGCTCGATCATCCCGACGAAGTGGCGGTCTCGTCGATGCGCAAAGTGGCCGAGCGGGCGCAGGTGCAACCGGCCTCGCTGGTGCGGCTGTCGCAGCAATTGGGTTTTCCCGGCTGGAACGAATTGCGCAACCTGTTCGTCGCGCGCGTGCGTACGCGGCCCGAGCCGCTCACCAGCCGCGCCCGTTCACTCGTCAAATCGAAAGATGCACTGGCGAACGACCTGCTGGTCGCGCAACAACACAATCTTGAAGTTACGGCTGCGCATAACGGCCGCGTGATCGTGGAAGCGGCGCGTCTGTTGCGGCGCGCGCCGCATGTGCATGTTGCAGGCTTTCGCTCCTGCTATGCCGTGGCGTTCGGCCTTGTCTACGGCTACCGGCTGTTCCGTTCGTCGGTGTCGCTGCTCAACGGCGAGGCGGGCACGCTGGAGATGCAACTGCGCACGGTCGCGCGTGATAGCGCGACCATCGTCATCAGTTTCGCGCCGTATTCAGTTGAAGCGGCGCGCGTGGCCGAAGCCGCGCTGGAAAAAGGCAGCAAGCTGATCGCGATCACGGACAGCGCGGTCTCGCCGATCGCGTTGAACGCCGACAAGGTGCTGATCTTTTCGCACGAGAGCCCGTCGTTCTTTCCTTCGCTGGTGGCGGCCACGGCGATTTCTGAATCGCTGGTCGCGCATCTGCTCGCGCTGGAAGGCTCGGGAGCGGTCGAGCAACTTGCCATCGCCGAGCAATCGCTGCATGAAAAGGGCGCGTACGTGCCTTGA